A stretch of the Myxococcus guangdongensis genome encodes the following:
- a CDS encoding potassium/proton antiporter: MLTTEPLPTAFLLAVCGALLALSVLFSRASGRFGIPVALLFLGVGMAAGSDGPGGIAFDNYGFAFRLGTVALVLILFDGGLNTPLSAIRSALRPAAALATVGVVATAALMGAAAHFLFGFGWTQALLLGAIVSSTDAAAVFSVLRGSGLHLKQRVGTTLELESGLNDPMAVILTTGLTHTLASGKAPGWELAVEAVVQMVVGAGLGLAMGLGARLLLKRLRLRVAGLYPVMTLALALLSFGLPTLLHGSGFLAVYVVGIALGNETIRYRTGLLRVHDALAWLSQVLMFLVLGLLVYPRNLVEVAWEGLGLGLVLAFLARPLAVFLCLLPFRFPFGEMVYTGWVGLRGAVPIILATFPVLANAPGSRDIFNIVFFIVVVNGLIPGATVPWVTRKLGLAANVPEPPQAVLEIASTQLLKGELSSFYIDKASAVAGERLADLPFPPGSAAMLLVRGQELLAPKGDTVFQPGDHVYVFGHAEDLPLLRLLFGQQEDA, encoded by the coding sequence ATGCTCACCACGGAGCCGCTCCCCACCGCGTTCCTGCTCGCCGTCTGCGGAGCGCTGCTGGCGCTCAGCGTCTTGTTCAGCCGGGCCTCCGGCCGCTTCGGCATCCCCGTGGCGCTCCTGTTCCTGGGCGTGGGCATGGCGGCGGGCTCGGACGGCCCGGGCGGCATCGCCTTCGACAACTACGGCTTCGCCTTCCGGCTGGGCACGGTGGCGCTGGTGCTCATCCTGTTCGACGGCGGCCTGAACACGCCGCTGTCCGCCATCCGCTCCGCGCTGCGTCCGGCGGCGGCGCTGGCGACGGTGGGGGTGGTGGCCACGGCGGCGTTGATGGGCGCGGCGGCGCACTTCCTCTTCGGCTTCGGGTGGACGCAGGCGTTGCTGCTCGGCGCCATCGTGTCGTCCACGGACGCGGCGGCGGTGTTCTCCGTGCTGCGCGGCAGCGGGCTGCACCTGAAGCAGCGCGTGGGCACGACCCTGGAGTTGGAGTCGGGGTTGAACGACCCGATGGCCGTCATCCTCACCACGGGCCTGACGCACACGCTGGCGAGCGGCAAGGCGCCGGGGTGGGAGCTGGCGGTGGAGGCGGTGGTGCAGATGGTGGTGGGCGCGGGGCTGGGGCTCGCGATGGGCCTGGGCGCGAGGCTGTTGCTCAAGCGCCTGCGGCTGCGCGTGGCGGGGCTGTACCCGGTGATGACGCTGGCGCTGGCGCTGTTGTCCTTCGGCCTGCCCACGCTGCTGCACGGCAGCGGCTTCCTGGCGGTGTACGTGGTGGGCATCGCGCTGGGCAACGAGACCATCCGCTACCGCACGGGCCTGCTGCGGGTGCACGACGCGCTGGCGTGGCTGTCCCAGGTGCTGATGTTCCTGGTGCTCGGGTTGCTGGTGTATCCGCGAAACCTGGTGGAGGTGGCGTGGGAGGGGTTGGGGTTGGGGTTGGTGCTCGCCTTCCTGGCGCGGCCGTTGGCGGTGTTCCTGTGCCTCTTGCCGTTCCGGTTCCCCTTCGGGGAGATGGTCTACACGGGCTGGGTGGGGTTGAGGGGTGCGGTGCCCATCATCCTGGCGACGTTCCCCGTGCTGGCGAACGCGCCGGGCTCGCGGGACATCTTCAACATCGTGTTCTTCATCGTGGTGGTGAACGGGCTCATCCCCGGGGCCACGGTGCCGTGGGTGACGAGGAAGCTGGGCCTCGCGGCCAACGTGCCCGAGCCGCCCCAGGCGGTGCTGGAGATCGCGTCCACGCAGCTGCTCAAGGGTGAGCTGAGCTCGTTCTACATCGACAAGGCGTCCGCGGTGGCGGGCGAGCGGCTGGCGGACCTGCCCTTCCCACCGGGCTCGGCGGCGATGCTGCTGGTGCGTGGGCAGGAGCTGCTCGCGCCCAAGGGCGACACCGTGTTCCAGCCCGGCGACCACGTGTATGTCTTCGGCCACGCGGAGGACCTGCCGCTGCTGCGCCTGCTCTTCGGCCAGCAGGAGGACGCGTAG
- a CDS encoding ATP-binding protein yields MALPDPAYVLDAAGRLVATSASGARAFGQGPEGLVGRSWSELGLPVEDAARLESARARASSLGDSVTVELPWPMDSGLRRHALVLTPLPASESGQGLVLVTARPLTEAEAVYSRALELEQVARAEVEQAERRRSFLYQAMTTLFTHPPDPHGMYTLLAHLAVPDLADWCLVDALEQGNWVSRVAVACLDPTQQERAAALPQRMERRDDAPVGLLRVLRTGEPELVPAVTDSLLRAAAAEPAHPALLRTLQARSYMIIPLRARGNTLGAVTFVASGSGRRYGPDDLALAEDLCLRASLAIDNARLVGESRRAARAREDLLAVVSHDLKNPLGVVQLGSALLLRGPGARPGGEMVAKQATRIQDATDRMSRLISDLLDWGRLEAGGLPLELGEHSVTALVTEAMDAIRPLAEAKGLHLHTRSTEDDVRAKCDRTRVLQVLGNLLGNAVKFTPPGGDLEAGVSVRNGEVCIHVRDTGSGIDPEALPHIFDRYWQARDAASRGTGLGLAIAKGLVEAHGGHIQARSTKGEGSTFSFTLPLTGVSTAPHSGTSRARLDA; encoded by the coding sequence ATGGCGCTCCCCGACCCGGCCTACGTCCTGGACGCGGCGGGACGTCTCGTCGCGACGAGCGCCTCCGGCGCGCGGGCGTTCGGCCAAGGCCCCGAGGGGCTGGTGGGTCGGAGTTGGAGCGAGCTGGGCCTGCCTGTCGAGGACGCCGCGAGGCTGGAGTCCGCGCGAGCGCGGGCCTCGTCGCTGGGCGACAGCGTCACGGTGGAGCTGCCCTGGCCCATGGACTCGGGCCTGCGGCGGCACGCGCTGGTGCTCACCCCGCTGCCCGCGTCGGAGAGCGGGCAGGGCCTGGTGCTGGTGACGGCGCGGCCGCTGACGGAGGCGGAGGCGGTGTACTCGCGCGCGCTGGAGCTGGAGCAGGTGGCGCGCGCGGAGGTGGAGCAGGCCGAGCGGCGACGCTCGTTCCTCTACCAGGCGATGACGACGCTGTTCACCCACCCGCCGGATCCGCACGGCATGTACACGCTGCTGGCGCACCTGGCGGTGCCGGACCTGGCGGACTGGTGTCTGGTGGACGCGCTGGAGCAGGGCAACTGGGTGTCGCGCGTGGCGGTGGCGTGCCTGGACCCGACGCAGCAGGAGCGCGCGGCGGCGCTGCCCCAGCGCATGGAGCGGCGCGACGACGCGCCGGTGGGGCTGTTGCGCGTGCTGCGCACCGGGGAGCCGGAGCTGGTGCCGGCGGTGACGGATTCACTGCTGCGCGCCGCGGCGGCCGAGCCCGCGCACCCGGCGCTGCTGCGCACGCTGCAGGCGCGCTCGTACATGATCATCCCGCTGCGCGCGCGCGGGAACACGCTGGGCGCGGTGACCTTCGTCGCCTCGGGTTCGGGCCGGCGGTACGGGCCGGATGACCTGGCGCTGGCGGAGGACCTGTGCCTTCGCGCGAGCCTGGCCATCGACAACGCGCGGCTGGTGGGCGAGTCGCGCCGCGCGGCCCGGGCGCGCGAGGACCTGCTCGCGGTGGTGTCGCACGACCTGAAGAACCCGCTGGGCGTGGTGCAGCTGGGCTCGGCGCTGCTCTTGCGCGGGCCGGGCGCGCGGCCGGGCGGGGAGATGGTGGCCAAGCAGGCCACGCGCATCCAGGACGCGACGGACCGGATGTCGCGGCTCATCTCGGACCTGCTGGACTGGGGACGGCTGGAGGCGGGGGGACTGCCGCTGGAGCTGGGCGAGCACTCGGTGACGGCGCTCGTCACGGAGGCGATGGACGCCATCCGGCCGCTGGCCGAGGCCAAGGGGCTGCACCTGCACACGCGCTCCACCGAGGACGACGTGCGCGCGAAGTGCGACCGCACGCGGGTGCTCCAGGTCCTGGGCAACCTCTTGGGCAACGCGGTGAAGTTCACCCCGCCGGGTGGAGACTTGGAGGCGGGCGTGTCCGTGCGCAACGGCGAGGTGTGCATCCACGTGCGCGACACGGGCTCGGGCATCGACCCGGAGGCGCTGCCGCACATCTTCGACCGGTACTGGCAGGCGCGCGACGCGGCCAGTCGGGGCACGGGGCTGGGGCTGGCCATCGCCAAGGGACTGGTGGAGGCGCACGGCGGGCACATCCAGGCGCGCAGCACGAAGGGCGAGGGCAGCACCTTCTCCTTCACGCTGCCGCTGACGGGCGTGTCCACCGCGCCGCACTCCGGCACGTCCCGCGCGCGACTGGACGCATGA
- a CDS encoding PilZ domain-containing protein: MRMASGPVRPVIGEAPGAPRVLWVGVVGEAWLCLSRAARALGCEPVQAAIAGGVAHEPTSRARPRLVLVHWRQVRERGPGGLGGLKARVGASGAPLVLVAEPETPAEVLEAADAEGIEDCLVTPVSEAAVRARLSALLGKSPVAPPSERYSPRVVLLAGAGGARTWTGLGSLLEASGHHLLYSATVEGAATRVEEHGARPHLLVVAGDGAWGGVWARAGVTARALLEGVPSLSVTPAECARAGALLPRVHTLLGRDGASLRVEERVPFCCPVEFAEGESKGAAWTSGVSFAMSPAGLFVRTLVPARPGAAVTLRLHLPTTGERLESHGVVAWANPCARREGLCAPHGMGVRFLGMGPPRLMHLRQLCQATSPA; the protein is encoded by the coding sequence ATGAGGATGGCCTCAGGCCCTGTCCGGCCCGTCATCGGCGAGGCGCCCGGGGCGCCCCGTGTCCTGTGGGTGGGCGTGGTGGGCGAGGCGTGGCTGTGTTTGTCGCGCGCCGCCCGGGCGCTGGGGTGTGAGCCGGTGCAGGCGGCCATCGCGGGTGGAGTGGCCCATGAGCCCACCTCGCGAGCGCGGCCCCGGCTGGTGCTGGTCCACTGGCGGCAGGTGCGCGAGCGCGGCCCCGGGGGCCTGGGCGGGCTGAAGGCGCGCGTGGGCGCGTCCGGCGCGCCGCTGGTGCTGGTGGCCGAGCCGGAGACCCCCGCGGAGGTGCTGGAGGCGGCGGACGCCGAGGGCATCGAGGACTGTCTGGTGACGCCGGTGAGCGAGGCGGCCGTGCGCGCCCGGCTGTCCGCGCTGTTGGGCAAGAGCCCCGTGGCCCCTCCGAGCGAGCGCTACAGCCCGCGCGTGGTGCTGCTCGCGGGCGCGGGCGGCGCGCGCACGTGGACGGGGCTGGGCTCGCTGCTGGAGGCCTCTGGCCACCACCTGCTCTACAGCGCCACCGTGGAGGGCGCCGCCACGCGGGTGGAGGAGCACGGCGCCCGGCCCCACCTGCTCGTCGTCGCGGGCGACGGAGCCTGGGGTGGGGTGTGGGCCCGCGCGGGGGTCACGGCGCGCGCGCTCCTGGAGGGAGTGCCGTCCCTGTCGGTGACGCCCGCGGAGTGCGCGCGGGCGGGGGCGCTCCTGCCGCGCGTGCACACGCTCCTGGGCCGCGACGGCGCGTCGCTCCGGGTGGAGGAGCGGGTGCCCTTCTGCTGTCCGGTGGAGTTCGCGGAGGGCGAGAGCAAGGGCGCCGCGTGGACGTCGGGCGTGTCCTTCGCGATGAGCCCCGCGGGCCTCTTCGTGCGCACGCTGGTGCCGGCGCGGCCCGGCGCGGCGGTGACGCTGCGGCTGCACCTGCCCACCACGGGCGAGCGGCTGGAGTCCCATGGCGTGGTGGCGTGGGCCAACCCCTGCGCGCGGCGCGAGGGCCTGTGCGCGCCCCACGGCATGGGGGTGCGCTTCCTGGGCATGGGCCCTCCGCGCCTGATGCACCTGCGGCAGCTCTGCCAGGCCACGTCCCCCGCGTGA
- a CDS encoding monovalent cation:proton antiporter-2 (CPA2) family protein has protein sequence MSFLHQALVFLAAAVVSVPLFKRLGLGSVLGYLVAGAVIGPSGARLIGDVENVLHFSELGVVLLLFVIGLELQPSRLWSLRHSVFGVGGAQVLVTGALLAGVCWLFGLSPGASIIAGFGLSLSSTAFALQLLAERNQLTTGYGRLAFGILLFQDLAVIPLLALLPLLGHTNTTSPEPGWLTGLKVVAVLAGVVLSGRFLLRPLFRAVASFHSQELFTATALLVVVGTAALLNAVGLSMALGAFLAGVLLSESEYRHELEADIEPFKGLLLGLFFIAVGMSVNLRLIVEQPVLITALVLGLVALKGAVLYGLGRFSLKENEPSLSLGVVISQGGEFAFVLFALAVSFHVMSAHEADLLVVVVGLSMATTPVLYAAYERYVRPRFQKKAQTREFDVAPEEDHPVIIAGFGRVGQVVGRLLRAKRIGFTAIDASPEHIDFMKRFGSQVFYGDASRLDLLRAARADKARVFVLAIDDMEASLRTAKTVKEHFPHLVIFARARNRVHAYQLLDLGIEHVMRETFAGSMELGGDILQTMGLTFSESHRVMERLREHDEKLLRETARFHRDEARLVEAAARARKELERLFEQDDAEQKKSA, from the coding sequence ATGTCCTTCCTGCATCAGGCGCTGGTGTTCCTGGCGGCCGCGGTGGTGTCCGTCCCGCTGTTCAAGCGGCTCGGCTTGGGCTCGGTGCTGGGCTACCTCGTCGCGGGCGCCGTCATCGGTCCTTCGGGCGCGAGGCTCATCGGCGACGTGGAGAACGTGCTCCACTTCTCCGAGCTGGGCGTGGTCCTGCTGCTGTTCGTCATCGGCCTGGAGCTCCAGCCCTCGCGCCTGTGGAGCCTGCGCCACTCCGTCTTCGGCGTGGGCGGCGCGCAGGTGCTCGTCACCGGCGCCCTGCTCGCGGGCGTCTGCTGGCTGTTCGGCCTGTCGCCCGGCGCGTCCATCATCGCGGGCTTCGGCCTGTCGCTGTCCTCCACCGCCTTCGCCCTGCAGTTGCTCGCCGAGCGCAACCAGCTCACCACCGGCTACGGACGCCTGGCCTTCGGCATCCTCCTGTTCCAGGACCTGGCCGTCATCCCGCTGCTCGCGCTGCTGCCCCTGCTGGGCCACACGAACACGACGTCCCCCGAGCCCGGCTGGCTCACCGGCCTCAAGGTGGTGGCCGTGCTCGCGGGCGTGGTGCTCTCAGGCCGCTTCCTCCTGCGTCCCCTCTTCCGCGCCGTGGCCTCGTTCCACAGCCAGGAGCTGTTCACCGCCACCGCGCTGCTCGTCGTCGTGGGCACCGCCGCCCTGCTCAACGCCGTGGGCCTGTCCATGGCGCTCGGCGCGTTCCTCGCCGGCGTGCTCCTGTCCGAGTCCGAGTACCGCCACGAGCTGGAGGCCGACATCGAGCCCTTCAAGGGCCTGCTGCTCGGCCTGTTCTTCATCGCCGTGGGCATGAGCGTGAACCTGCGCCTCATCGTCGAGCAGCCCGTGCTCATCACCGCCCTCGTCCTGGGCCTCGTCGCCCTCAAGGGCGCGGTGCTCTACGGCCTGGGACGCTTCAGCCTCAAGGAGAACGAGCCCTCGCTCAGCCTGGGCGTGGTCATCTCCCAGGGCGGCGAGTTCGCCTTCGTCCTCTTCGCGCTCGCCGTGTCCTTCCACGTGATGAGCGCGCACGAAGCGGACCTGCTCGTCGTCGTCGTGGGCCTGTCCATGGCCACGACGCCCGTGCTCTACGCGGCCTACGAGCGCTACGTCCGTCCCCGCTTCCAGAAGAAGGCCCAGACGCGCGAGTTCGACGTGGCGCCCGAGGAGGACCACCCCGTCATCATCGCCGGCTTCGGCCGCGTGGGTCAGGTGGTGGGCCGGCTCCTGCGCGCCAAGCGCATCGGGTTCACCGCCATCGACGCGAGCCCCGAGCACATCGACTTCATGAAGCGCTTCGGCAGCCAGGTGTTCTACGGCGATGCGTCCCGGCTGGACCTGCTGCGCGCCGCCCGCGCCGACAAGGCCCGCGTCTTCGTGCTCGCCATCGACGACATGGAGGCCTCCCTGCGCACCGCGAAGACGGTGAAGGAGCACTTCCCGCACCTGGTCATCTTCGCGCGCGCCAGGAACCGCGTGCACGCCTACCAGTTGCTGGACCTGGGCATCGAGCACGTCATGCGAGAGACCTTCGCCGGCAGCATGGAGCTGGGCGGCGACATCCTCCAGACGATGGGGCTCACCTTCTCCGAGAGCCACCGCGTCATGGAGCGCCTGAGAGAGCACGACGAGAAGCTCCTGCGCGAGACGGCCCGCTTCCACCGCGACGAAGCCAGGCTGGTGGAGGCCGCCGCCCGCGCCCGGAAGGAGCTGGAGCGCCTGTTCGAACAGGACGACGCCGAGCAGAAGAAGTCCGCCTGA
- a CDS encoding fatty acid desaturase family protein: MLRYSADIRTLLWCLAMPVVALSMFWAPSLIPYLCPLACYLALSAGVIAHNHNHSPTFRNRKMNEAMGMWLSLFYGYPTFVWIPTHNLNHHKFVNKAGDATITWRYSKKHNFLVAFLFPFVSTYWQQEPTKAFIEKARARNPALFRQIVLQYIVWGGTHAALVALAMYLHGIGGGLRVWVFAFLIPAFFSLWTIMFFNYIQHVHADPWSEHDHSRSFTGRLINFFLFNNGLHAVHHETPGLHWSLLPEAHAKIAASIDPQLKPVSFFGWCFRSYVLAPLFPRFGTTQVGRAPYDPPQGGAVDVSFGDELQAVDSGVNVARV; encoded by the coding sequence ATGCTCCGTTACAGCGCCGACATCCGCACCCTCCTCTGGTGCCTGGCGATGCCCGTGGTGGCCCTCTCGATGTTCTGGGCCCCGTCGCTCATCCCGTACCTGTGCCCGCTGGCGTGCTACCTGGCGCTGTCGGCGGGTGTCATCGCCCACAACCACAACCACAGCCCCACCTTCCGCAACCGGAAGATGAACGAGGCGATGGGCATGTGGCTGTCGTTGTTCTACGGCTATCCGACCTTCGTCTGGATTCCGACGCACAACCTGAACCACCACAAGTTCGTGAACAAGGCGGGCGACGCCACCATCACCTGGCGCTACTCGAAGAAGCACAACTTCCTCGTCGCCTTCCTCTTCCCCTTCGTCTCCACCTACTGGCAGCAGGAGCCGACCAAGGCCTTCATCGAGAAGGCGCGCGCGCGCAACCCGGCCCTGTTCCGCCAGATTGTCCTCCAGTACATCGTCTGGGGCGGCACCCACGCGGCGCTCGTCGCGCTGGCGATGTATCTGCACGGCATCGGTGGTGGCCTGCGCGTCTGGGTCTTCGCGTTCCTGATTCCGGCGTTCTTCTCGCTGTGGACCATCATGTTCTTCAACTACATCCAGCACGTCCACGCGGACCCCTGGAGCGAGCACGACCACAGCCGCAGCTTCACCGGCCGCCTCATCAACTTCTTCCTCTTCAACAACGGGCTGCACGCGGTGCACCATGAGACGCCGGGGCTGCACTGGAGCCTGCTGCCGGAAGCGCACGCCAAGATTGCCGCCTCCATCGACCCGCAGCTCAAGCCGGTGAGCTTCTTCGGCTGGTGCTTCCGCTCCTATGTGCTGGCGCCCCTGTTCCCCCGCTTCGGCACCACCCAGGTCGGCCGCGCGCCCTATGACCCGCCCCAGGGCGGCGCCGTGGACGTGTCCTTCGGCGATGAGCTGCAGGCGGTGGACTCCGGGGTGAATGTCGCCCGCGTCTGA
- a CDS encoding PAS domain-containing sensor histidine kinase produces the protein MPSTPAKKRPRSPAPTLPSEASSGVPLHALLEGLPDAFFTLDAGWRFTYVSPRMAELLEGTAAVGDDVRRACPQLLELRRHLRFEQPATQQPATRFEHGWPERDSTFDVRARVVPGGLLVHCRDISGEKRAKEELRRASEVFRAIHEGTTDSVYTKDLEGRYQLINASGARAVGYEVEQMVGRTDHELFAPEVARVNAANDREVLAFGRTVTYEDAQPGVEGPRVWLCTKGVLRDGEGKVVGLFGISRDITQRKWAEEEARRHSEFQEQLMGIVSHDIRSPLGAIMNWSRVMAESGTAEDARRTSQRIATAAVRIERLTRLLLDFTRTRLMGGVAIEPRPMDIKDLALRVAHEFRVAYPERVIEVEHKGNTQGMWDPDRLGQVASNLLENALKFGPSDTPVRMEVRATRGNKVVLEVHNGGRPIPAHLLPHLFEPFRSGPQTTRTLKMSYGLGLYIVREIVQAHGGGIEVSSTEDDGTSFTVTLPRRSLPARPQAQSPRVPRSEPR, from the coding sequence ATGCCCTCCACCCCCGCAAAGAAGCGCCCGCGTTCCCCGGCCCCGACCCTCCCCTCCGAGGCGTCGTCCGGCGTACCGCTGCATGCGCTCCTCGAGGGTCTGCCGGATGCGTTCTTCACGCTCGACGCCGGCTGGCGCTTCACCTACGTGAGCCCGCGCATGGCGGAGCTGTTGGAAGGCACCGCCGCGGTCGGCGACGACGTGCGCCGCGCGTGCCCCCAGCTGCTGGAGCTGCGCCGCCACCTGCGCTTCGAGCAGCCCGCCACCCAGCAGCCCGCCACGCGCTTCGAGCACGGCTGGCCGGAGCGGGACTCGACGTTCGACGTGCGCGCGCGCGTGGTGCCCGGGGGCCTGTTGGTCCACTGCCGGGACATCAGCGGGGAGAAGCGCGCGAAGGAGGAGCTGCGCCGCGCGAGCGAGGTGTTCCGCGCCATCCACGAGGGGACGACGGACTCCGTCTACACGAAGGATTTGGAGGGCCGCTACCAGCTCATCAACGCCTCCGGCGCGCGCGCGGTGGGCTACGAGGTGGAGCAGATGGTGGGCCGCACGGACCACGAGCTGTTCGCGCCCGAGGTCGCCCGCGTCAACGCCGCCAACGACAGGGAGGTGCTCGCCTTCGGCCGCACCGTCACCTACGAGGACGCGCAGCCGGGTGTGGAGGGCCCGCGCGTGTGGCTGTGCACCAAGGGCGTGCTGCGCGACGGCGAGGGCAAGGTGGTGGGGCTGTTCGGCATCAGCCGCGACATCACCCAGCGCAAGTGGGCCGAGGAGGAGGCGCGCCGCCACTCCGAGTTCCAGGAGCAGCTGATGGGCATCGTCAGCCACGACATCAGGAGCCCCCTGGGCGCCATCATGAACTGGTCGCGCGTCATGGCCGAGTCCGGCACCGCCGAGGACGCCCGGCGCACCAGTCAGCGCATCGCCACCGCGGCGGTGCGAATCGAGCGGCTCACGCGCCTGTTGCTCGACTTCACGCGCACCCGGCTGATGGGCGGCGTGGCGATTGAGCCCCGGCCCATGGACATCAAGGATTTGGCCCTGCGCGTGGCGCACGAGTTCCGCGTGGCCTACCCCGAGCGCGTCATCGAGGTGGAGCACAAGGGCAACACGCAGGGCATGTGGGACCCGGACCGGCTGGGCCAGGTGGCCAGCAACCTGCTGGAGAACGCGCTGAAGTTCGGCCCCTCGGACACGCCGGTGCGGATGGAGGTCCGGGCCACGCGCGGCAACAAGGTGGTGCTGGAGGTGCACAACGGCGGGCGGCCCATCCCCGCGCACCTCTTGCCGCACCTGTTCGAGCCCTTCCGCAGCGGCCCGCAGACGACGCGCACGCTGAAGATGAGCTACGGGCTGGGGCTCTACATCGTCCGGGAAATCGTCCAGGCGCACGGCGGGGGCATCGAGGTGAGCTCCACCGAGGACGACGGCACGTCCTTCACGGTGACGCTGCCGCGCCGCTCGCTGCCAGCCCGGCCCCAGGCTCAGTCGCCGCGCGTGCCGCGCTCCGAGCCCAGGTAG
- a CDS encoding response regulator yields the protein MRRKKVLLVDDSHTVLMLHQMMMVERGYETLIARDGLEALARVAVEAPDLVVLDIHMPHLDGLQTCRALREREPTRHTPIILCSTRMEPASVQAGFDSGCTDYLTKPFAGSELAALLNRYLGSERGTRGD from the coding sequence ATGCGGCGCAAGAAGGTCCTGCTGGTCGACGACTCGCACACGGTGTTGATGCTCCACCAGATGATGATGGTGGAGCGCGGCTACGAGACGCTCATCGCCCGCGACGGGCTGGAGGCGCTGGCGCGCGTGGCGGTGGAGGCACCGGACCTGGTGGTGCTCGACATCCACATGCCGCACCTGGATGGCCTGCAGACCTGCCGCGCGCTGCGCGAGCGTGAGCCCACGCGCCACACGCCCATCATCCTGTGCAGCACGCGCATGGAGCCCGCGAGCGTGCAGGCGGGCTTCGACAGCGGCTGCACCGACTACCTCACCAAGCCCTTCGCGGGCTCGGAGCTGGCGGCGCTGCTCAACCGCTACCTGGGCTCGGAGCGCGGCACGCGCGGCGACTGA